One Pirellulaceae bacterium DNA segment encodes these proteins:
- a CDS encoding ABC transporter ATP-binding protein, which yields MITIKQLRVQKEGRTICAIPDLFVRTGERVAIRGANGSGKSTLLRLLAGLEDDYRGECSLDAAWRERVYVQQDPLLFRGTVASNLLYGLKARGVSQPECEQRKQHWLDRLALSDLANRPVSGLSGGEKKRVAIARGLIVQPRLALLDEPFADLDETAVAAVATVLEEMSECTILIASPTQLPVGCTTREIHLESQARS from the coding sequence ATGATTACCATCAAGCAACTGCGAGTGCAGAAAGAGGGTCGTACAATTTGTGCGATACCAGATCTGTTCGTTCGAACGGGTGAGCGAGTCGCCATTCGCGGTGCTAACGGTTCCGGTAAGTCGACTTTGCTTCGTCTTTTGGCTGGACTCGAAGATGACTATCGGGGCGAATGTTCGCTTGATGCTGCTTGGCGAGAGCGAGTGTATGTGCAGCAGGATCCATTGTTGTTTCGCGGTACCGTTGCCTCCAATCTGTTGTATGGCTTGAAAGCACGAGGCGTCAGCCAACCGGAATGTGAACAGCGAAAGCAGCATTGGCTTGATCGATTGGCTTTAAGCGATCTTGCGAATCGTCCTGTCAGCGGACTCTCTGGGGGTGAGAAAAAACGCGTCGCGATCGCTCGTGGTCTCATCGTTCAGCCTCGGTTGGCTTTGCTAGACGAACCCTTCGCCGACTTGGATGAGACAGCTGTCGCCGCAGTGGCGACTGTGTTGGAAGAAATGTCGGAATGCACAATCTTAATTGCATCGCCGACACAACTCCCCGTCGGGTGTACGACACGAGAAATCCACTTGGAAAGTCAAGCACGAAGCTAA
- a CDS encoding ABC transporter permease, with product MDLIWNGSREAFRLLIHLDSAVLDAAFRSLWISVFAVSVATFIGVPLGIGLARVNFPCKRLLVVGCRSCMAFPTVFVGLVCFALFSRRGPLGPLELLYTPWVIVWGEFLLALPMIVSITHGAIKSLDPRVSETAWTLGANRFRRWGTYVSEARVGVVLAVLTAFSRCVTELGIAMMVGGNIKDRTRTLATATALETGKGEFGRGMAMSLILLTIAMGVTFFIVLLSREED from the coding sequence ATGGACTTAATTTGGAACGGAAGTCGTGAAGCGTTTCGATTGCTGATCCATTTGGATTCCGCGGTTTTGGATGCCGCATTCCGGAGTCTCTGGATTTCGGTATTTGCGGTCAGTGTGGCAACGTTTATCGGGGTACCTCTCGGAATCGGTTTGGCTCGTGTGAACTTCCCGTGTAAACGGTTGTTGGTCGTAGGATGTCGGTCATGCATGGCGTTTCCGACCGTTTTTGTCGGGCTTGTCTGTTTTGCTCTTTTCTCTCGTCGGGGACCTTTGGGACCTTTGGAACTCCTGTACACACCTTGGGTGATTGTCTGGGGGGAGTTTCTACTTGCTCTGCCGATGATTGTTTCGATTACACACGGTGCAATCAAATCATTGGATCCCCGGGTTAGCGAAACTGCTTGGACCCTTGGAGCGAATAGATTCCGTCGCTGGGGAACCTACGTTTCTGAAGCACGCGTGGGAGTAGTTTTGGCTGTGTTAACTGCCTTTTCGAGATGTGTTACCGAATTAGGCATTGCAATGATGGTGGGCGGCAATATCAAAGACCGAACTCGCACTTTGGCTACAGCAACCGCGTTGGAAACCGGAAAGGGAGAATTTGGACGTGGGATGGCGATGAGCCTCATCTTATTAACGATTGCAATGGGAGTCACCTTTTTCATTGTTCTGCTCAGTCGTGAGGAGGACTGA
- a CDS encoding substrate-binding domain-containing protein: MNIFPHCVMIGQVAELRLIAAVIHVEMLVGKSGMVAVCRFERNFLSLLLAALTGFCGGCEPRAETTAALRLAVTTSTRDSGLLDVLIPQFEKANSVRVDVVAVGTGAALKLGETGDADVVLVHAREAEDAFMRAGHGSRYEEVMYNTFELLGPKHDPSEIGSLDPVQALKAIASGAHPFVSRGDRSGTHQRELQLWKHSGEVPSWLDYIETGRGMGATLVMADQLNAYVLSDRGTYLRFKSKLALVPLIKSSELLKNPYGIMVVNPEKHVGTNSKVAHRFVDFMISRDVQEQILEYRVAGESLFYPLRLSPRTKSL; this comes from the coding sequence TTGAACATCTTTCCCCACTGCGTCATGATTGGCCAGGTAGCCGAGTTGCGGTTGATTGCCGCCGTGATTCACGTTGAAATGCTTGTTGGAAAGAGTGGAATGGTTGCGGTTTGTCGTTTCGAACGGAATTTTTTGTCGCTTCTATTGGCAGCTCTTACCGGGTTCTGTGGAGGATGTGAGCCACGAGCTGAAACGACGGCCGCACTGCGTTTGGCTGTTACGACAAGTACCAGAGACTCCGGCCTATTGGATGTTTTGATCCCGCAATTTGAAAAAGCAAATTCAGTCCGGGTGGATGTTGTGGCCGTCGGTACGGGAGCTGCATTGAAACTTGGTGAAACGGGTGATGCAGATGTTGTGTTGGTGCATGCCCGCGAAGCGGAAGATGCATTTATGCGAGCTGGGCATGGTAGTCGATACGAAGAAGTGATGTACAACACCTTTGAGTTGTTGGGGCCGAAGCACGATCCTAGCGAAATCGGCTCACTCGATCCTGTTCAGGCCTTGAAGGCGATTGCCAGCGGTGCACATCCATTTGTATCTCGAGGAGATCGAAGCGGTACGCATCAGCGAGAGCTTCAGCTCTGGAAGCATTCGGGAGAAGTACCGTCTTGGTTAGATTACATCGAGACTGGCCGAGGGATGGGAGCGACGCTCGTGATGGCGGATCAATTAAACGCCTATGTATTGAGTGACCGGGGCACCTATTTGCGGTTCAAGTCGAAGCTTGCATTGGTGCCCTTAATCAAGTCGTCCGAGTTGCTGAAGAATCCGTATGGAATCATGGTTGTTAACCCTGAAAAACATGTGGGTACCAACAGTAAGGTGGCTCATCGATTTGTTGACTTTATGATTTCACGCGATGTTCAAGAGCAGATTCTTGAATATCGGGTTGCTGGAGAGTCGCTTTTTTATCCGTTAAGACTTTCCCCTCGAACAAAGAGTCTTTGA
- a CDS encoding prolyl oligopeptidase family serine peptidase: MSNTVHYVLLSFLLGVCVTAVHADGVKDNHPDQVRPVPPMGVAVEAKDRHRLAEELSKLEHAIEKLQTLPNAPLELLPDVEIFARAVQQGLRHREFFSKTDVENAMRVVREGQQRAEALLAGKAPWTKKTGLVVRGYRSRIDQTVQPYGLVIPKSYREAGNDRYRLDLWFHGRGERSSESVFIAERMSKIGRCQPENTIVLHPYGRYCNAFKFAGEVDVLESLAHAKQQYRVDDNRVAVRGFSMGGAGCWQMAVHYPDMFFAANPGAGFSETPEFLKSFQQETLRPTWYEKKLWQMYDCTGYATNLFQLPTIAYSGEFDIQKQAADIMEQALADEGLRLTHVIGPATKHSIHPDSMQIIESKLAQIAERGRPQLPQEIRFTTYTLKYNRNFWLTLTSLAEHWEPARVTGRILPAENRIALEMDNVTGCQLRIPAGHSPFAADRPVTIVLETTGSSSAEQVTRQTLLTDRPGSDQSWECDLRWDGVQWQQGSLENSGLRKRHGLQGPIDDAFMDSFVIVRPTGKSYSDALANWSESEMNRLVKEWRRHFRGDAVVKRDDEITAADIESSHLILFGDPQSNLILQSLIDRLPVTWTAKQLTLDGKSYDATTHAPVLIYPNPKNPHKYIVLNSGFTYRDYAYLNNARQVPKLPDWAVVDFKTSANSLWPGEIVEANFFDEDWRFK; encoded by the coding sequence ATGTCAAATACCGTTCACTACGTACTGTTAAGTTTCCTCTTGGGTGTTTGTGTAACGGCAGTCCATGCCGATGGGGTGAAGGATAATCATCCCGATCAGGTCCGGCCTGTGCCGCCGATGGGCGTCGCGGTTGAGGCCAAAGACCGTCACCGGTTGGCCGAGGAGCTTTCCAAGCTGGAGCACGCCATTGAAAAGTTGCAAACGCTCCCGAACGCGCCTTTAGAGTTATTGCCCGATGTGGAGATCTTTGCACGAGCCGTTCAGCAAGGACTGCGGCATCGTGAGTTTTTTTCGAAAACCGATGTGGAAAATGCAATGCGAGTCGTTCGTGAGGGACAGCAACGGGCCGAAGCGTTGTTGGCGGGTAAGGCTCCTTGGACAAAAAAGACGGGCTTAGTTGTTCGAGGTTATCGATCAAGAATCGATCAAACGGTACAGCCTTATGGTCTTGTGATTCCCAAATCATATCGCGAAGCTGGAAACGATCGGTATCGCTTGGATTTGTGGTTTCACGGTCGAGGTGAACGGTCAAGCGAATCCGTGTTCATTGCAGAGCGGATGTCGAAGATCGGACGCTGTCAACCGGAAAATACAATCGTGCTTCATCCGTATGGCCGTTATTGCAATGCGTTTAAATTTGCCGGCGAAGTGGACGTGCTCGAATCTTTGGCACATGCAAAACAGCAATACCGTGTAGATGACAATCGTGTTGCCGTTCGCGGTTTTTCTATGGGAGGGGCCGGCTGTTGGCAGATGGCAGTCCACTATCCTGACATGTTTTTTGCCGCCAATCCGGGGGCCGGCTTTTCGGAAACCCCGGAGTTTCTCAAGTCGTTTCAGCAAGAGACGCTGCGGCCGACTTGGTACGAAAAAAAATTGTGGCAAATGTATGATTGCACCGGGTATGCAACGAATTTGTTTCAATTGCCGACCATTGCCTACAGTGGTGAATTCGATATCCAAAAACAGGCCGCCGATATCATGGAACAGGCATTAGCCGATGAAGGCTTGCGCCTGACTCATGTCATTGGCCCCGCAACCAAGCATTCCATTCATCCGGATTCGATGCAAATCATCGAAAGTAAGCTTGCCCAGATCGCTGAACGGGGCCGCCCTCAGCTTCCTCAGGAAATTCGATTTACCACCTACACGCTCAAGTACAATCGCAATTTCTGGTTGACGTTGACCTCCCTGGCCGAACACTGGGAGCCAGCAAGGGTGACAGGGCGTATTTTGCCGGCTGAGAATCGAATTGCGTTGGAGATGGATAACGTTACGGGGTGCCAACTGCGAATTCCTGCCGGCCACAGTCCTTTCGCTGCGGATCGTCCAGTGACCATTGTACTGGAGACGACCGGATCTTCTTCAGCAGAACAGGTCACTCGACAAACCCTGCTGACCGACCGCCCTGGGAGTGATCAATCCTGGGAATGTGATCTCCGTTGGGATGGCGTTCAGTGGCAGCAAGGTTCGTTGGAAAACTCTGGTTTGCGAAAGCGTCACGGATTGCAAGGGCCGATCGACGATGCCTTCATGGATTCGTTTGTGATCGTTCGACCGACAGGGAAATCCTACTCAGACGCGTTGGCGAATTGGTCAGAATCCGAAATGAATCGGCTCGTGAAGGAGTGGCGACGACATTTTCGGGGCGATGCGGTCGTCAAGCGAGATGATGAGATTACCGCTGCAGATATCGAATCGAGTCATCTGATTTTGTTTGGTGATCCCCAAAGTAATTTGATTTTACAATCCCTGATTGATCGGTTGCCTGTTACATGGACTGCCAAGCAGTTAACGCTGGACGGAAAGAGTTATGATGCCACGACGCACGCGCCTGTGTTGATCTATCCAAATCCGAAGAATCCTCACAAGTACATCGTACTCAATAGCGGTTTTACCTATCGCGACTATGCGTATTTGAATAATGCGAGGCAGGTGCCAAAGCTACCCGACTGGGCGGTGGTCGATTTCAAAACCTCTGCAAATTCGCTGTGGCCGGGGGAAATCGTCGAGGCGAACTTCTTTGATGAAGATTGGCGGTTTAAATAG
- a CDS encoding CBS domain-containing protein: MTGPRVARDIMKSKIFTLSQDMDLHDAAKFLMRHKISGAPVVDEHATLEGILTEKDLMTALIDAVYENLPSTKVRSYMNVKPLTVAEDMGILSIVQIFQTKPFRRLPVVTEGKLVGQISRRDVLESVVRLIEPTQDHTAAMLYLSALRDADESPFQ, encoded by the coding sequence ATGACGGGTCCACGAGTCGCTCGCGACATTATGAAATCAAAGATCTTCACACTCAGTCAGGACATGGATCTGCATGATGCGGCCAAATTTTTGATGCGGCACAAGATATCGGGTGCGCCGGTTGTCGATGAGCACGCAACGTTGGAAGGGATTCTCACCGAGAAGGATCTCATGACGGCCTTAATTGACGCAGTCTATGAAAATTTGCCCTCGACAAAAGTTCGCTCCTACATGAATGTCAAACCATTGACCGTTGCGGAAGATATGGGCATCCTCTCGATTGTGCAAATTTTTCAGACAAAACCGTTTCGACGCCTTCCGGTCGTGACTGAAGGTAAGCTTGTTGGGCAAATAAGCAGACGGGATGTGCTCGAAAGTGTCGTTCGCTTGATTGAGCCGACCCAGGATCACACCGCTGCAATGCTCTATTTGAGTGCGTTACGCGACGCGGATGAATCTCCGTTTCAGTAG
- a CDS encoding FAD:protein FMN transferase produces the protein MISVAKRDSMYGWADLRNWFSNLKAPVILGLFVICSGCGESVRTSPVLHGPTMGTTYTIKLSGLPSGLVLTQVRAEVEAQLEQINDWMSTYRVDSEISRFNRAQKGEWIDVSEPTTQVVKMALALHRLTEGAFDPTVTPWVELWNFGPDPRRRRTPTQAEIDAAGQWVGAEQIAVRADPPALRKRAVGLKLDLSGIAKGFAVDCLAEILDRHGVKGYMIEIGGEIRTRGLNAKQRPWSIGIEAPQDDHRMIALVLRLRDSCLATSGDYRNFFVEDGKRYSHLIDPRTGRPVEHQLASVTVLDRSCARADALATAMMIMGADLASEFAESQNLAAMFLVRTDDGFVQRMTSRFEKETETKVDR, from the coding sequence ATGATTTCGGTGGCTAAGCGAGACAGCATGTATGGCTGGGCAGACTTGAGAAACTGGTTCTCCAACTTGAAAGCTCCCGTCATTTTGGGGCTGTTTGTGATCTGTAGCGGATGCGGCGAATCCGTACGGACCTCACCCGTGCTACACGGGCCTACCATGGGGACGACTTACACCATCAAGCTATCGGGTCTACCGAGCGGGTTGGTGTTAACACAGGTGCGCGCTGAAGTCGAAGCGCAGCTCGAACAAATCAATGATTGGATGTCGACGTATCGCGTGGATTCTGAAATTTCACGTTTTAATCGTGCGCAAAAGGGTGAGTGGATCGACGTTTCCGAGCCGACAACTCAAGTTGTGAAAATGGCTCTAGCTCTTCATCGGCTTACGGAAGGGGCCTTTGATCCAACAGTGACCCCTTGGGTTGAGCTCTGGAATTTTGGCCCGGATCCACGTCGACGGCGTACACCGACTCAGGCCGAAATTGACGCGGCAGGGCAGTGGGTCGGAGCCGAACAAATCGCGGTTCGTGCCGATCCTCCGGCCCTTCGAAAGCGGGCAGTGGGCCTGAAACTCGACCTTTCAGGCATCGCCAAGGGATTTGCCGTGGATTGTTTGGCCGAGATACTGGATCGACACGGTGTGAAAGGCTATATGATAGAGATAGGTGGAGAAATTCGAACCCGTGGCTTGAATGCCAAACAGCGCCCTTGGTCGATTGGGATAGAAGCTCCGCAGGATGATCATCGCATGATAGCTTTGGTTCTTCGCCTGCGAGACAGTTGTCTGGCTACCTCGGGTGATTATCGCAATTTCTTTGTCGAGGACGGAAAACGTTACTCGCACCTAATCGATCCGCGTACGGGTCGACCGGTCGAGCATCAATTGGCGTCGGTAACGGTGCTTGACCGTTCGTGTGCTCGAGCGGATGCGTTGGCGACGGCCATGATGATCATGGGTGCGGACCTGGCAAGTGAATTTGCCGAGTCGCAAAACTTGGCCGCAATGTTTCTCGTGCGCACGGATGATGGATTCGTGCAACGAATGACAAGCCGATTTGAAAAAGAGACGGAAACTAAAGTAGACCGATGA
- the nqrF gene encoding NADH:ubiquinone reductase (Na(+)-transporting) subunit F: protein MSAVWLGVVVFTSVVLMLVVVILVARSILVPSGDVQIVVNGQKELSVPVGGKLLGCLADNGVFVSSACGGGGTCAQCKVVVAEGGGEILPTEKSHINNRDAREGVRLSCQVAVKHDMKVEVPPEVFETKKWQCKVRSNRNVATFIKELVLELPEGEQVDFKSGGFIQIEAPPHEVRYANFEVEDEYRSDWDKFNMWRFVSTVDEPVVRAYSMANYPGEKGVIMLNVRIASPPPRAPEGTPPGKMSSYTFDLKPGDEVTISGPYGEFFIKDTKAEMVYIGGGAGMAPLRSHIFDLFRGGETDRKVSYWYGGRSLTELFYTDDFREIEREFDNFKYNIALSEPLPEDNWDGYVGFIHQVLLEQYLKDHPAPEDIEYYMCGPPMMISAVKKMLEDLGVEPESIAFDDFGG, encoded by the coding sequence ATGAGCGCCGTCTGGCTCGGTGTTGTCGTTTTTACGAGTGTCGTACTGATGCTCGTCGTTGTCATCCTCGTTGCTCGCTCGATTCTCGTGCCTAGCGGCGATGTGCAGATTGTTGTCAACGGTCAAAAGGAACTCAGTGTTCCCGTTGGTGGCAAACTATTGGGATGTCTTGCGGATAATGGCGTCTTTGTTTCGTCCGCCTGCGGTGGGGGTGGCACTTGTGCGCAATGTAAGGTTGTCGTGGCGGAGGGCGGTGGCGAGATTTTGCCAACCGAAAAGTCTCACATCAACAATCGGGACGCACGGGAGGGTGTTCGATTATCGTGTCAGGTCGCTGTCAAGCACGATATGAAAGTTGAAGTTCCACCGGAAGTGTTTGAGACGAAGAAGTGGCAATGTAAGGTTCGATCTAATCGTAACGTCGCCACCTTTATCAAAGAACTTGTGTTGGAATTGCCCGAGGGGGAGCAGGTTGATTTCAAGTCGGGTGGCTTTATCCAGATCGAAGCACCACCTCACGAAGTTCGATATGCCAACTTCGAAGTAGAGGATGAGTACCGATCTGATTGGGATAAATTCAACATGTGGCGTTTCGTCTCCACCGTTGACGAACCTGTCGTGCGTGCCTATTCCATGGCCAACTATCCGGGGGAAAAAGGTGTGATCATGTTGAATGTTCGCATTGCTTCTCCACCACCCCGCGCTCCGGAAGGTACGCCACCAGGGAAAATGTCCTCTTATACCTTTGACCTTAAGCCGGGTGATGAAGTCACCATTTCAGGCCCTTACGGTGAGTTCTTCATCAAAGATACCAAAGCCGAAATGGTCTACATCGGTGGCGGTGCTGGGATGGCGCCCTTGCGAAGCCATATCTTTGATTTGTTTCGAGGTGGGGAAACGGATCGTAAGGTTTCGTATTGGTATGGCGGTCGGAGTTTGACGGAGTTGTTTTACACGGATGATTTTCGAGAAATCGAACGAGAATTCGATAACTTCAAATACAACATCGCGCTGTCGGAACCTCTGCCCGAGGATAACTGGGATGGTTACGTCGGATTTATCCATCAGGTTCTCCTAGAACAGTACCTGAAAGATCATCCCGCGCCTGAGGATATCGAGTATTACATGTGCGGACCTCCAATGATGATTTCCGCTGTGAAGAAGATGCTCGAAGATCTAGGGGTTGAGCCTGAGAGTATTGCGTTTGATGATTTCGGTGGCTAA
- the nqrE gene encoding NADH:ubiquinone reductase (Na(+)-transporting) subunit E produces MESLLSLFMKSVFVENLALAFFLGMCTFLAVSKNVKTAIGLGAAVILIQTITVPANNLIFGYLLQEGALSWAGYPDVDLTFVGLICYIGVIAAVVQILEMALDRFSPSLYHTLGIFLPLLTVNCAILGGTLFMVQRDYTFTESVVYGFGSGFGWALAIASLAGIRERMKYSNVPDGLRGLGITFITVGLMALAFMAFSGIKL; encoded by the coding sequence GTGGAAAGTCTTTTAAGTCTCTTTATGAAGTCAGTCTTTGTTGAGAATTTGGCGCTGGCCTTTTTTCTCGGCATGTGTACCTTCTTGGCCGTTTCCAAAAATGTAAAAACGGCGATCGGTTTGGGTGCCGCCGTCATCCTGATTCAAACGATCACGGTGCCTGCAAATAATTTGATTTTTGGATATCTATTACAGGAAGGCGCGTTGTCATGGGCCGGGTACCCGGATGTTGATTTGACGTTCGTCGGCTTGATTTGCTACATCGGGGTGATTGCGGCCGTGGTGCAGATTCTAGAAATGGCACTTGATCGGTTTTCTCCTTCGCTCTACCACACGCTGGGAATCTTTTTGCCGCTCTTGACAGTGAACTGCGCGATTCTTGGTGGGACCCTGTTCATGGTCCAGCGAGATTACACGTTTACCGAGAGCGTGGTTTACGGTTTTGGCTCCGGATTCGGTTGGGCACTAGCGATTGCGTCGCTGGCCGGAATTCGGGAGAGAATGAAATACAGTAATGTGCCTGATGGGTTGCGTGGTTTGGGGATCACCTTTATCACGGTTGGTCTAATGGCTTTAGCGTTTATGGCGTTTTCGGGAATCAAACTATGA
- a CDS encoding NADH:ubiquinone reductase (Na(+)-transporting) subunit D yields the protein MAATKPVDVLMDPVVNNNPIALQMLGICSALAVTSRMDTALTMSICVIVVVTGSNVVVSMIRSQIPSSIRIIVQMTVIASLVILVSQILQAFAYGLSQQMTVFVGLIITNCIVMGRAEGFAMKNDVKMSFMDGLGNGLGYSAILLVVASIREITGSGNFFGIEILKRVSDGGWYQPNGLMLLPPSAFFLIGLIIWGLRTWRPDQVEQE from the coding sequence ATGGCTGCCACGAAACCAGTTGATGTGCTGATGGATCCGGTTGTGAACAACAATCCGATCGCATTGCAGATGTTGGGGATTTGTTCGGCACTCGCGGTCACGTCGCGGATGGATACTGCTTTGACCATGAGTATCTGCGTGATCGTTGTCGTGACAGGTTCGAATGTGGTTGTGAGTATGATCCGCAGTCAGATTCCGAGCAGCATTCGAATTATTGTTCAGATGACGGTAATTGCATCTTTAGTGATTCTTGTGAGTCAAATTCTTCAGGCCTTTGCCTACGGACTGTCGCAGCAGATGACGGTCTTTGTCGGGCTGATCATCACAAATTGTATCGTGATGGGTCGTGCCGAAGGATTTGCAATGAAGAACGATGTGAAAATGAGTTTCATGGATGGCCTGGGAAATGGGCTCGGCTACAGCGCAATTCTGTTGGTCGTGGCGAGCATTCGAGAAATCACGGGAAGCGGGAATTTTTTCGGTATCGAAATTTTGAAACGAGTCTCAGACGGTGGTTGGTACCAACCGAATGGATTGATGTTGTTGCCGCCCAGCGCGTTCTTCTTGATTGGGCTCATTATTTGGGGTTTGCGGACTTGGCGTCCGGACCAGGTCGAACAGGAGTAG
- a CDS encoding Na(+)-translocating NADH-quinone reductase subunit C: MSRDSVGHTLIVATVLCIACSLLVSAASVGLHPRQVMNKERDRQKTILELTGLYQEDVPIEEAVKAIETRVVNLDTGEYVPEDQIDPQKFDQRRAAGDPAKSIAIPVAEDVTGIGRRENDSIVYLVNQDGKLDQIVLPIRGKGLWSTMYGYLALDSDAETVRGITFYEHGETPGLGGEIENVQWQDSWVGKHVYDGNGDLSLKVIKGMVDMKRPDAEYRIDGISGATITANGVTNMIHYWLGPQGFEKYLDRLRAEGVAQ, translated from the coding sequence ATGTCGCGTGATTCCGTTGGTCACACATTGATCGTCGCGACGGTGCTCTGCATCGCCTGTTCGTTGCTCGTTTCGGCAGCGTCTGTCGGCTTGCATCCTCGACAGGTGATGAACAAAGAGCGTGATCGTCAAAAGACGATTTTGGAGCTGACCGGGTTATATCAAGAGGACGTTCCGATCGAGGAAGCGGTCAAGGCAATTGAGACTCGTGTCGTCAATCTGGATACAGGAGAATATGTGCCAGAGGACCAGATCGACCCTCAGAAGTTTGATCAACGGCGAGCTGCGGGTGACCCGGCGAAAAGCATTGCGATACCCGTTGCTGAAGATGTCACGGGGATTGGTCGACGAGAGAATGATTCGATTGTTTACCTTGTCAATCAAGATGGAAAGCTAGACCAAATCGTCTTGCCGATTCGGGGCAAGGGACTGTGGTCAACGATGTACGGCTATTTGGCGTTGGACAGCGATGCGGAAACGGTGCGTGGCATTACGTTCTACGAACATGGTGAAACACCCGGACTAGGCGGTGAAATTGAAAACGTCCAGTGGCAAGATTCATGGGTTGGAAAGCATGTTTACGACGGAAATGGTGATTTGTCGCTCAAAGTCATCAAGGGAATGGTTGATATGAAGCGCCCGGATGCTGAGTATCGGATTGATGGTATTTCGGGAGCCACCATCACCGCGAATGGTGTGACGAACATGATTCACTATTGGCTCGGCCCGCAGGGCTTTGAAAAATATTTGGACCGGCTACGTGCGGAAGGAGTGGCTCAATAA
- a CDS encoding NADH:ubiquinone reductase (Na(+)-transporting) subunit B, whose protein sequence is MKPLRKLLDRVAPLFEEGGKASRLYPLYEALDTFLYSPDDRTSGSPHVRDAMDLKRIMSIVVIALLPCTLMAFFNTGYQANLVMDAEGLTSVAGWRGQLLAQLGVGYDSNSLIDNILHGAVFFLPVYLVTMTVGGLWEVLFACVRKHEVNEGFLVTGLLFPLTLPPTVPLWQVAIGVSFGVVIGKEVFGGTGRNILNPALTARAFLFFAYPANLSGDAVWTAVDGYTGATSLGALATAPVSTGMEAITEGIHVTWWNAFLGLIPGSMGETSTLACLFGAAVLIATGIGSWRIMAGMLVSAMGFSTLLWLVGSNTNPMFQMPPWWHFVVGGYAFGLVFMATDPVSSAMTDTGRWFYGALIGVLSILIRVINPAYPEGVMLAILFGNVMAPLIDYFVIQANVKRRVARNVA, encoded by the coding sequence GTGAAACCGCTGCGAAAGCTACTGGATCGAGTTGCTCCCTTGTTCGAAGAGGGAGGAAAAGCTAGTCGGCTTTATCCGCTCTACGAGGCGCTCGATACATTTTTGTACTCACCCGACGATCGCACTTCAGGGTCGCCTCATGTTCGCGACGCGATGGATTTGAAGCGAATCATGTCGATTGTGGTGATTGCCCTGTTGCCGTGCACGCTCATGGCCTTTTTTAACACGGGTTATCAAGCAAATTTAGTGATGGATGCGGAAGGGCTGACCTCGGTGGCCGGATGGCGAGGACAGCTGCTTGCCCAACTGGGAGTCGGTTACGATTCGAACAGCCTCATCGACAATATATTGCACGGTGCGGTTTTCTTTTTACCGGTTTACCTTGTCACGATGACGGTGGGCGGGCTCTGGGAAGTTCTTTTTGCCTGCGTTCGGAAGCATGAAGTCAATGAAGGGTTCCTGGTAACGGGTTTGCTGTTCCCGTTGACTCTTCCACCTACGGTGCCCCTTTGGCAGGTGGCGATTGGTGTGAGTTTTGGTGTCGTGATTGGAAAAGAAGTTTTTGGCGGAACGGGTCGAAACATTTTAAATCCAGCACTCACCGCTCGGGCGTTCCTTTTCTTCGCTTATCCGGCGAATCTTTCGGGAGACGCGGTTTGGACCGCCGTCGACGGTTACACCGGTGCGACTTCGTTAGGAGCGCTGGCAACGGCCCCCGTCAGCACGGGGATGGAAGCGATTACGGAAGGGATTCATGTCACTTGGTGGAACGCGTTCTTGGGTCTGATTCCTGGGTCGATGGGCGAAACTTCCACGCTGGCGTGTCTGTTTGGTGCCGCCGTTCTGATTGCGACGGGGATTGGTTCCTGGCGGATCATGGCTGGGATGTTAGTCTCTGCCATGGGATTCTCCACACTGTTGTGGTTGGTGGGAAGTAATACGAATCCGATGTTTCAAATGCCCCCATGGTGGCATTTTGTTGTCGGAGGCTATGCGTTCGGTTTGGTCTTCATGGCGACCGATCCGGTATCCTCGGCGATGACCGATACGGGGCGTTGGTTTTACGGGGCTCTCATCGGCGTCTTGAGCATCTTGATTCGAGTGATCAATCCTGCCTATCCCGAGGGCGTCATGTTGGCGATTTTATTTGGCAACGTGATGGCACCCTTGATCGATTATTTTGTTATCCAAGCAAATGTGAAACGAAGGGTGGCCCGCAATGTCGCGTGA